A portion of the Solea senegalensis isolate Sse05_10M linkage group LG17, IFAPA_SoseM_1, whole genome shotgun sequence genome contains these proteins:
- the zbtb2b gene encoding zinc finger and BTB domain-containing protein 2b has translation MELANHGLILLQQLNAQREFGFLCDCTVAIGDVFFKAHKAVLAAFSNYFRMLFIHQDSDCVRLKASDIQPDIFSYLLNLMYTGKLAPQLIDPTRLEQGVRFLHAYPLLQEASQSVYSHRDHSINLSTSLYGIQISDQQVALSARLATRRQLSSPFDAEPLLSEGKRLSPPAVTDYSNSSPSKLDSSPTDMEASTSGTKPTAEEGGADLLSTVGSSVNAILHVKPSIMKRSASFRKHYSCHLCSSRFTQRSLLREHLLQHSQAIQQLSSEPRHTLSPALTAENSTMEVEGALKGNKASVSAVTTAVEIISDSEQTPVSGTNSDSPRAEVSTSNWGVGGLSSQADTPPPSDIADIDNLESADLDREVKRRKYECSTCGRKFIQKSHWREHMYIHTGKPFKCSACGKSFCRANQAARHVCLNQGVDAYTMVDRQSMELCTAGDDSSQMEAMFMGSTKPYKCNICATTFSSPNEVIKHLCFTQGGLVGLQGNLGAGMLLQREEFSKDEGSDLSNSGTPLEPIKTEEILVE, from the exons ATGGAGTTGGCCAACCATGGTCTTatcctgctgcagcagcttaACGCTCAGAGGGAGTTTGGCTTCCTGTGCGACTGCACTGTGGCCATAGGAGATGTCTTCTTCAAAGCCCACAAAGCCGTCCTCGCTGCCTTCTCCAACTACTTCAGGATGCTGTTCATTCACCAGGACAG tgactgtgtgcgCCTGAAGGCCTCTGACATACAGCCAGACATCTTCAGCTACCTTCTCAACCTGATGTACACAGGCAAACTTGCGCCACAGCTGATCGACCCCACACGACTGGAACAGGGGGTCAGATTCCTGCATGCCTACCCACTCCTGCAGGAGGCCAGCCAGTCTGTGTATTCACATCGGGACCACAGCATCAACCTTTCCACCTCCCTTTATGGCATCCAGATCTCTGACCAACAGGTTGCGCTGTCAGCCAGACTCGCCACTCGGCGGCAGCTCTCGTCACCCTTTGATGCAGAGCCGCTCCTCTCGGAGGGGAAGCGTCTATCCCCGCCTGCCGTTACCGACTACTCAAACTCGTCTCCTTCCAAGCTTGATTCCTCACCCACAGACATGGAGGCCTCGACCAGCGGCACTAAGCCCACAGCTGAGGAGGGCGGAGCCGACCTGCTGAGTACAGTTGGCTCCTCAGTCAATGCCATTCTCCATGTGAAGCCCAGCATCATGAAGAGGAGTGCGTCCTTTAGGAAGCATTATTCCTGTCATCTGTGCAGTAGCAGATTCACCCAGAGATCCCTGCTGAGAGAGCACCTCCTGCAGCATAGCCAGGCAATTCAGCAGCTCTCGTCTGAGCCCAGGCACACGCTGTCGCCTGCCCTGACTGCAGAAAACAGCACGATGGAGGTGGAGGGAGCCCTTAAGGGAAACAAAGCAAGCGTTTCGGCTGTCACGACCGCAGTCGAGATAATCAGTGACAGCGAGCAAACGCCTGTTTCAGGTACCAACTCAGACTCTCCTCGAGCAGAGGTGTCCACATCCAactggggggtggggggtttaAGTTCTCAGGCAGACACGCCACCGCCGTCGGACATTGCAGACATCGACAACCTGGAGAGTGCTGACTTGGACCGGGAAGTGAAGCGGCGCAAGTATGAATGCTCCACCTGTGGCCGCAAGTTCATTCAGAAGAGCCACTGGCGCGAACACATGTACATCCACACAGGGAAGCCCTTTAAATGCAGTGCTTGTGGCAAGAGCTTCTGCCGCGCCAACCAGGCCGCCCGTCACGTGTGCCTGAACCAGGGAGTCGACGCCTACACCATGGTTGACCGACAGAGCATGGAGCTGTGCACTGCGGGAGATGACAGTAGCCAGATGGAGGCCATGTTCATGGGCTCGACGAAGCCTTACAAGTGTAACATTTGTGCAACCACCTTCTCCAGCCCCAATGAGGTGATCAAACATCTGTGCTTCACCCAAGGAGGGTTAGTGGGACTGCAGGGAAACCTGGGGGCAGGGATGCTGCTCCAACGTGAAGAGTTTTCCAAAGATGAAGGCTCTGATTTGTCCAACTCTGGAACCCCATTAGAACCCATCAAGACTGAAGAGATTCTTGTAGAGTAG
- the akap12b gene encoding A-kinase anchor protein 12b isoform X1, which translates to MGAENSKSQEDASTSASAGELSAEVKLLQEEGGALDTKALQKNGQISSMNSLNGHLEDNTLSEVGQPDAVSQKEEATENTVSTQEEVAPQVNGEKVEKESPDANDISAVEETAGEEKPDDATEVGFKKIFRFVGFKFTLKKDKSEEKDPVKLLNVKDKDEEKVSDEPTKEEEEAVAAEEKSTAEEKEADTEAPTLEAGVAEDTTDKAETTDAPAEESAAENTDEAVKEEGAEKEAETSQETTLTMSPLKKLFSTGLFSNLRKKTSIKKTRDEEDKEAAAEEKTEETAAEVEEKEVTVEAEQQIKEDASVTPEEEKSEATPESETPALTAAITDESKQEEEKVEASTEEEKAPAEVTSEAELLSSQEKAKPQGSPLKKLFTGAGLKKLSTKKQKTKKDTESKLTESGEQAAEQLQSSTDSAEAPKAESGPSSPEESGEHVIAVEVTQNESSQEADAEVTSDGEKKKEGIIAWSSFKRLVTPKKLVKRSSDSEDEATGEKPAKSATLSSSESAALTDNSVEEEAKEEKPTEEEPKTENTEKLVSSTEEPKKKMDTSVSWEALMCMGGTKKRTRRTSDSDDEETKVEEEAAAVETAVEEEQEAKTEADAANSQNTESEAEVVSSPEPVSSPPERESTWDTLKRMVMPKNKAKVEEKPEDNGNQVQSDSEAPKDESSFSLRKFFPGLRKRKVEKQDSTEQGEEDSDTPAVVPLSEYDEQVEATQEAPAESALVESTGSSEDRAPSWISATIEDAENQHDQLSDIPEEAENAATPKSADTDLADDEIQDDATTSPRALGGRGRRLSTAEVASVAPAPDAEATLVPPKSITQCATEVMEAAEVHVSEISPQTSVAVEDVLLNVASEKNEFEPQTETSETKTNTILQVHARDEAMAICTGLGTKTIAKVALEKPAVPLIEDMAVVRDALSTEVLVEEIPAGQEQATATEDLLLKAQVQEVATTDLEPCVNSVVESVDIKTAAESQEPEIENIGVITTTLEESLVLQSTTVTENSPKAEIINPITPTSETAVCTQSVEVSEPKVETKELKMDMEQLVAATEENAPIKEVVQVVTEELAVTVCEKAKASITEETEPEIPVVLPSEEVPIITQTVILTSLSPESDQVAEIKEEAKVVDTVKVTTVQVLETEISAVSEQVTSDIEAQGVVIMDAVDKISDMPEPEKPATPTFTIPEPVQAVAKIEEEIVVLTESPLITDTPVTALCEQPAPKSPRPLHVATQVVDTLAIEVTESLDSLQQEEDKKAIDIKVNEEIVVLEEVMECQTGEELDEVEKEQRKEEAENQEPDVEQAAKEVKTQVEETKPEAPSKNKESEIHVPAQVVLQIAQVVEEASVEEEAIEEFDSNGPVDKNTSVKAEASANKLATLTEEASEVPSQVTEAAAAAAAASQPDTEKTSSEKCAEVMAQVIEVIEEAVKEIEPVSTEIIAAS; encoded by the coding sequence TTGGCCAGCCTGATGCTGTGTCTCAAAAGGAGGAGGCTACTGAGAATACAGTCAGCACCCAGGAGGAAGTGGCTCCTCAAGTGAATGGCGAGAAGGTGGAGAAAGAGTCTCCTGATGCCAACGACATATCTGCTGTTGAGGAGACAGCAGGGGAGGAGAAACCTGATGATGCCACTGAGGTTGGCTTCAAGAAGATCTTCCGCTTTGTGGGCTTTAAGTTCACACTGAAGAAGGACAAGAGTGAGGAGAAAGACCCAGTGAAGCTGTTGAATGTCAAAGATAAAGATGAAGAGAAGGTTAGTGATGAACCTacaaaggaagaggaggaggctgtTGCTGCTGAGGAAAAGAGCACAGCTGAAGAGAAGGAGGCTGACACAGAGGCACCTACTCTTGAGGCAGGAGTTGCTGAAGACACAACTGACAAAGCTGAAACTACAGATGCCCCAGCTGAAGAATCTGCTGCTGAAAATACTGATGAAGCAGTCAAGGAAGAAGGAGctgagaaggaagcagagaCCAGTCAGGAGACAACTCTGACCATGTCACCCTTAAAAAAGCTCTTCAGTACAGGCCTCTTCTCTAACCTGAGAAAGAAGACCAGCATTAAGAAGACAAGAGATGAGGAAGACAAAGAGGCAGCTGCtgaggagaagacagaggaaaCTGCTGCAGAAGTGGAGGAAAAGGAGGTGACAGTTGAGGCAGAGCAACAAATCAAGGAGGACGCATCAGTTACTCCAGAGGAAGAAAAATCAGAGGCAACTCCAGAGTCTGAAACCCCTGCTCTTACAGCAGCTATCACTGATGAGAGtaaacaggaggaggaaaaagtagAAGCAAGCACTGAGGAGGAAAAGGCTCCTGCAGAGGTGACCTCTGAGGCCGAGCTGCTATCATCACAGGAGAAGGCAAAGCCCCAGGGTAGCCCCCTGAAGAAGCTCTTTACTGGTGCTGGCTTGAAGAAGCTCTCAACAAAGAAACAGAAGACCAAGAAAGACACTGAGAGCAAATTGACTGAGTCTGGAGAGCAAGCAGCTGAGCAACTTCAGTCCTCCACTGATTCTGCAGAGGCTCCTAAAGCTGAGAGTGGACCTTCATCCCCAGAGGAGTCGGGAGAGCATGTCATTGCTGTGGAGGTGACCCAGAATGAATCAAGCCAAGAAGCTGACGCCGAAGTTACCTCtgatggagagaagaagaaagagggaaTCATTGCCTGGTCCTCCTTCAAGAGACTAGTGACACCCAAGAAGCTTGTGAAAAGGTCCTCTGATAGTGAGGATGAAGCCACAGGTGAGAAACCAGCAAAATCAGCCACACTGTCCTCTTCTGAGAGTGCTGCATTAACAGATAATAGTGTTGAGGAAGAAGCAAAGGAGGAAAAGCCAACAGAAGAAGAGCcaaagactgaaaacactgagaaacTGGTCAGTAGCACAGAGGAgcctaaaaagaaaatggacacATCCGTCTCCTGGGAGGCCCTGATGTGTATGGGTGGAACCAAAAAGAGGACAAGAAGGACGTCTGATTCTGATGACGAGGAGACCAAGGTTGAAGAGGAGgcagctgctgtagaaacagcTGTAGAAGAAGAACAGGAGGCAAAAACTGAGGCTGATGCTGCCAACTCccaaaacacagaaagtgaagCCGAAGTTGTTTCCTCTCCTGAGCCTGTAAGCAGTCCCCCTGAGAGAGAATCCACCTGGGACACACTGAAACGCATGGTCATGCCAAAGAATAAGGCCAAAGTTGAGGAAAAGCCTGAGGATAATGGAAACCAAGTCCAGTCAGACAGTGAAGCACCAAAAGATGAGTCATCTTTCTCTCTGAGGAAGTTCTTCCCCGGACTCAGGAAGAGGAAGGTTGAAAAGCAAGACTCTACTGAACAAGGTGAAGAGGACTCTGACACTCCTGCTGTTGTTCCTCTCTCAGAGTATGATGAGCAAGTTGAGGCTACACAGGAAGCACCTGCAGAATCAGCTCTAGTCGAGAGTACAGGGTCCTCTGAAGATAGAGCCCCTTCATGGATCTCAGCCACCATCGAAGATGCTGAAAATCAACATGATCAGCTAAGCGACATCCCAGAAGAGGCAGAGAATGCTGCCACGCCAAAGTCAGCTGACACTGATCTTGCTGATGATGAAATTCAGGACGATGCTACAACCTCCCCTAGAGCTCTTGGTGGCAGGGGGCGAAGGCTGTCCACAGCTGAAGTAGCATCTGTTGCTCCTGCTCCAGATGCTGAAGCCACCCTTGTTCCTCCAAAATCCATAACTCAATGTGCCACCGAGGTTATGGAGGCTGCTGAGGTTCATGTAAGTGAAATTTCACCCCAGACATCTGTGGCTGTTGAAGATGTTCTATTAAATGTAGCTTCTGAAAAAAACGAGTTTGAGCCACAAACGGAGACTTCAGAGACGAAGACAAACACCATCCTGCAGGTACATGCTCGTGATGAGGCAATGGCTATTTGTACTGGCCTAGGCACCAAAACGATTGCCAAAGTAGCTCTGGAAAAGCCTGCAGTTCCCCTCATTGAGGATATGGCTGTGGTCCGTGACGCATTGAGCACAGAGGTTTTAGTGGAAGAGATACCAGCAGGTCAAGAGCAAGCCACTGCTACAGAAGATTTATTGTTAAAGGCCCAAGTTCAGGAGGTAGCAACCACTGACCTTGAGCCTTGCGTTAATTCAGTGGTTGAAAGTGTAGACATTAAAACTGCCGCTGAGAGTCAGGAACCTGAGATAGAGAACATTGGAGTCATTACAACTACTCTAGAGGAATCTCTGGTCCTTCAGTCCACCACTGTGACTGAGAACTCCCCAAAAGCTGAAATAATCAATCCAATTACACCAACGTCTGAAACAGCTGTCTGCACCCAGAGTGTGGAAGTGTCTGAGCCAAAAGTCGAGACCAAGGAATTGAAAATGGACATGGAACAGCTTGTTGCTGCCACGGAAGAAAATGCACCCATCAAAGAGGTTGTTCAGGTTGTAACTGAAGAGTTAGCCGTCACTGTATGTGAAAAAGCAAAGGCCTCTATCACAGAGGAGACTGAGCCAGAAATCCCAGTGGTCTTGCCAAGTGAGGAGGTTCCTATTATCACACAAACAGTCATTCTCACCTCACTCAGTCCTGAGTCTGACCAAGTGGCAGAAATCAAGGAGGAGGCTAAAGTTGTAGACACTGTTAAGGTCACAACTGTTCAGGTCCTGGAGACAGAGATCAGTGCAGTCAGTGAACAGGTGACAAGTGATATCGAGGCTCAAGGTGTGGTCATAATGGATGCTGTGGATAAAATTTCAGACATGCCTGAACCCGAAAAGCCTGCCACCCCAACATTTACCATCCCAGAACCAGTCCAGGCAGTAGCTAAAATAGAGGAAGAGATTGTGGTCCTGACCGAGAGCCCTCTTATCACTGACACCCCTGTTACAGCCTTATGTGAACAACCAGCACCGAAGTCACCTCGGCCACTTCATGTTGCCACACAGGTTGTTGACACTTTGGCAATAGAGGTCACGGAGAGCCTTGATTCCCTTCAACAGGAAGAGGACAAGAAGGCCATTGATATAAAAGTAAATGAAGAAATCGTTGTGTTGGAAGAAGTCATGGAATGTCAAACTGGTGAAGAGCTTGACGAGGTTGAGAAGGAGCAGCGCAAAGAGGAAGCAGAGAATCAGGAACCAGATGTAGAACAAGCAGCCAAGGAAGTGAAAACACAAGTAGAGGAAACAAAGCCTGAGGCTCCTTCAAAGAACAAAGAATCAGAGATCCACGTGCCAGCCCAGGTGGTCCTGCAGATTGCACAGGTGGTTGAGGAAGCATCAGTGGAAGAAGAGGCAATTGAAGAGTTTGACAGCAATGGTCCAGTGGATAAAAACACCAGCGTGAAGGCAGAGGCAAGTGCAAACAAACTCGCAACACTGACAGAAGAAGCATCAGAGGTCCCCAGTCAAgtcacagaggcagcagcagcagcagcagcagcgagccAGCCAGATACAGAGAAGACATCATCAGAAAAGTGTGCAGAGGTAATGGCACAGGTGATCGAAGTGATAGAGGAGGCTGTGAAGGAGATCGAGCCTGTGTCCACAGAGATCATAGCAGCATCGTGA
- the akap12b gene encoding A-kinase anchor protein 12b isoform X2, translated as MLGTITLTVGQPDAVSQKEEATENTVSTQEEVAPQVNGEKVEKESPDANDISAVEETAGEEKPDDATEVGFKKIFRFVGFKFTLKKDKSEEKDPVKLLNVKDKDEEKVSDEPTKEEEEAVAAEEKSTAEEKEADTEAPTLEAGVAEDTTDKAETTDAPAEESAAENTDEAVKEEGAEKEAETSQETTLTMSPLKKLFSTGLFSNLRKKTSIKKTRDEEDKEAAAEEKTEETAAEVEEKEVTVEAEQQIKEDASVTPEEEKSEATPESETPALTAAITDESKQEEEKVEASTEEEKAPAEVTSEAELLSSQEKAKPQGSPLKKLFTGAGLKKLSTKKQKTKKDTESKLTESGEQAAEQLQSSTDSAEAPKAESGPSSPEESGEHVIAVEVTQNESSQEADAEVTSDGEKKKEGIIAWSSFKRLVTPKKLVKRSSDSEDEATGEKPAKSATLSSSESAALTDNSVEEEAKEEKPTEEEPKTENTEKLVSSTEEPKKKMDTSVSWEALMCMGGTKKRTRRTSDSDDEETKVEEEAAAVETAVEEEQEAKTEADAANSQNTESEAEVVSSPEPVSSPPERESTWDTLKRMVMPKNKAKVEEKPEDNGNQVQSDSEAPKDESSFSLRKFFPGLRKRKVEKQDSTEQGEEDSDTPAVVPLSEYDEQVEATQEAPAESALVESTGSSEDRAPSWISATIEDAENQHDQLSDIPEEAENAATPKSADTDLADDEIQDDATTSPRALGGRGRRLSTAEVASVAPAPDAEATLVPPKSITQCATEVMEAAEVHVSEISPQTSVAVEDVLLNVASEKNEFEPQTETSETKTNTILQVHARDEAMAICTGLGTKTIAKVALEKPAVPLIEDMAVVRDALSTEVLVEEIPAGQEQATATEDLLLKAQVQEVATTDLEPCVNSVVESVDIKTAAESQEPEIENIGVITTTLEESLVLQSTTVTENSPKAEIINPITPTSETAVCTQSVEVSEPKVETKELKMDMEQLVAATEENAPIKEVVQVVTEELAVTVCEKAKASITEETEPEIPVVLPSEEVPIITQTVILTSLSPESDQVAEIKEEAKVVDTVKVTTVQVLETEISAVSEQVTSDIEAQGVVIMDAVDKISDMPEPEKPATPTFTIPEPVQAVAKIEEEIVVLTESPLITDTPVTALCEQPAPKSPRPLHVATQVVDTLAIEVTESLDSLQQEEDKKAIDIKVNEEIVVLEEVMECQTGEELDEVEKEQRKEEAENQEPDVEQAAKEVKTQVEETKPEAPSKNKESEIHVPAQVVLQIAQVVEEASVEEEAIEEFDSNGPVDKNTSVKAEASANKLATLTEEASEVPSQVTEAAAAAAAASQPDTEKTSSEKCAEVMAQVIEVIEEAVKEIEPVSTEIIAAS; from the exons ATGCTTGGAACAATAACATTAACAG TTGGCCAGCCTGATGCTGTGTCTCAAAAGGAGGAGGCTACTGAGAATACAGTCAGCACCCAGGAGGAAGTGGCTCCTCAAGTGAATGGCGAGAAGGTGGAGAAAGAGTCTCCTGATGCCAACGACATATCTGCTGTTGAGGAGACAGCAGGGGAGGAGAAACCTGATGATGCCACTGAGGTTGGCTTCAAGAAGATCTTCCGCTTTGTGGGCTTTAAGTTCACACTGAAGAAGGACAAGAGTGAGGAGAAAGACCCAGTGAAGCTGTTGAATGTCAAAGATAAAGATGAAGAGAAGGTTAGTGATGAACCTacaaaggaagaggaggaggctgtTGCTGCTGAGGAAAAGAGCACAGCTGAAGAGAAGGAGGCTGACACAGAGGCACCTACTCTTGAGGCAGGAGTTGCTGAAGACACAACTGACAAAGCTGAAACTACAGATGCCCCAGCTGAAGAATCTGCTGCTGAAAATACTGATGAAGCAGTCAAGGAAGAAGGAGctgagaaggaagcagagaCCAGTCAGGAGACAACTCTGACCATGTCACCCTTAAAAAAGCTCTTCAGTACAGGCCTCTTCTCTAACCTGAGAAAGAAGACCAGCATTAAGAAGACAAGAGATGAGGAAGACAAAGAGGCAGCTGCtgaggagaagacagaggaaaCTGCTGCAGAAGTGGAGGAAAAGGAGGTGACAGTTGAGGCAGAGCAACAAATCAAGGAGGACGCATCAGTTACTCCAGAGGAAGAAAAATCAGAGGCAACTCCAGAGTCTGAAACCCCTGCTCTTACAGCAGCTATCACTGATGAGAGtaaacaggaggaggaaaaagtagAAGCAAGCACTGAGGAGGAAAAGGCTCCTGCAGAGGTGACCTCTGAGGCCGAGCTGCTATCATCACAGGAGAAGGCAAAGCCCCAGGGTAGCCCCCTGAAGAAGCTCTTTACTGGTGCTGGCTTGAAGAAGCTCTCAACAAAGAAACAGAAGACCAAGAAAGACACTGAGAGCAAATTGACTGAGTCTGGAGAGCAAGCAGCTGAGCAACTTCAGTCCTCCACTGATTCTGCAGAGGCTCCTAAAGCTGAGAGTGGACCTTCATCCCCAGAGGAGTCGGGAGAGCATGTCATTGCTGTGGAGGTGACCCAGAATGAATCAAGCCAAGAAGCTGACGCCGAAGTTACCTCtgatggagagaagaagaaagagggaaTCATTGCCTGGTCCTCCTTCAAGAGACTAGTGACACCCAAGAAGCTTGTGAAAAGGTCCTCTGATAGTGAGGATGAAGCCACAGGTGAGAAACCAGCAAAATCAGCCACACTGTCCTCTTCTGAGAGTGCTGCATTAACAGATAATAGTGTTGAGGAAGAAGCAAAGGAGGAAAAGCCAACAGAAGAAGAGCcaaagactgaaaacactgagaaacTGGTCAGTAGCACAGAGGAgcctaaaaagaaaatggacacATCCGTCTCCTGGGAGGCCCTGATGTGTATGGGTGGAACCAAAAAGAGGACAAGAAGGACGTCTGATTCTGATGACGAGGAGACCAAGGTTGAAGAGGAGgcagctgctgtagaaacagcTGTAGAAGAAGAACAGGAGGCAAAAACTGAGGCTGATGCTGCCAACTCccaaaacacagaaagtgaagCCGAAGTTGTTTCCTCTCCTGAGCCTGTAAGCAGTCCCCCTGAGAGAGAATCCACCTGGGACACACTGAAACGCATGGTCATGCCAAAGAATAAGGCCAAAGTTGAGGAAAAGCCTGAGGATAATGGAAACCAAGTCCAGTCAGACAGTGAAGCACCAAAAGATGAGTCATCTTTCTCTCTGAGGAAGTTCTTCCCCGGACTCAGGAAGAGGAAGGTTGAAAAGCAAGACTCTACTGAACAAGGTGAAGAGGACTCTGACACTCCTGCTGTTGTTCCTCTCTCAGAGTATGATGAGCAAGTTGAGGCTACACAGGAAGCACCTGCAGAATCAGCTCTAGTCGAGAGTACAGGGTCCTCTGAAGATAGAGCCCCTTCATGGATCTCAGCCACCATCGAAGATGCTGAAAATCAACATGATCAGCTAAGCGACATCCCAGAAGAGGCAGAGAATGCTGCCACGCCAAAGTCAGCTGACACTGATCTTGCTGATGATGAAATTCAGGACGATGCTACAACCTCCCCTAGAGCTCTTGGTGGCAGGGGGCGAAGGCTGTCCACAGCTGAAGTAGCATCTGTTGCTCCTGCTCCAGATGCTGAAGCCACCCTTGTTCCTCCAAAATCCATAACTCAATGTGCCACCGAGGTTATGGAGGCTGCTGAGGTTCATGTAAGTGAAATTTCACCCCAGACATCTGTGGCTGTTGAAGATGTTCTATTAAATGTAGCTTCTGAAAAAAACGAGTTTGAGCCACAAACGGAGACTTCAGAGACGAAGACAAACACCATCCTGCAGGTACATGCTCGTGATGAGGCAATGGCTATTTGTACTGGCCTAGGCACCAAAACGATTGCCAAAGTAGCTCTGGAAAAGCCTGCAGTTCCCCTCATTGAGGATATGGCTGTGGTCCGTGACGCATTGAGCACAGAGGTTTTAGTGGAAGAGATACCAGCAGGTCAAGAGCAAGCCACTGCTACAGAAGATTTATTGTTAAAGGCCCAAGTTCAGGAGGTAGCAACCACTGACCTTGAGCCTTGCGTTAATTCAGTGGTTGAAAGTGTAGACATTAAAACTGCCGCTGAGAGTCAGGAACCTGAGATAGAGAACATTGGAGTCATTACAACTACTCTAGAGGAATCTCTGGTCCTTCAGTCCACCACTGTGACTGAGAACTCCCCAAAAGCTGAAATAATCAATCCAATTACACCAACGTCTGAAACAGCTGTCTGCACCCAGAGTGTGGAAGTGTCTGAGCCAAAAGTCGAGACCAAGGAATTGAAAATGGACATGGAACAGCTTGTTGCTGCCACGGAAGAAAATGCACCCATCAAAGAGGTTGTTCAGGTTGTAACTGAAGAGTTAGCCGTCACTGTATGTGAAAAAGCAAAGGCCTCTATCACAGAGGAGACTGAGCCAGAAATCCCAGTGGTCTTGCCAAGTGAGGAGGTTCCTATTATCACACAAACAGTCATTCTCACCTCACTCAGTCCTGAGTCTGACCAAGTGGCAGAAATCAAGGAGGAGGCTAAAGTTGTAGACACTGTTAAGGTCACAACTGTTCAGGTCCTGGAGACAGAGATCAGTGCAGTCAGTGAACAGGTGACAAGTGATATCGAGGCTCAAGGTGTGGTCATAATGGATGCTGTGGATAAAATTTCAGACATGCCTGAACCCGAAAAGCCTGCCACCCCAACATTTACCATCCCAGAACCAGTCCAGGCAGTAGCTAAAATAGAGGAAGAGATTGTGGTCCTGACCGAGAGCCCTCTTATCACTGACACCCCTGTTACAGCCTTATGTGAACAACCAGCACCGAAGTCACCTCGGCCACTTCATGTTGCCACACAGGTTGTTGACACTTTGGCAATAGAGGTCACGGAGAGCCTTGATTCCCTTCAACAGGAAGAGGACAAGAAGGCCATTGATATAAAAGTAAATGAAGAAATCGTTGTGTTGGAAGAAGTCATGGAATGTCAAACTGGTGAAGAGCTTGACGAGGTTGAGAAGGAGCAGCGCAAAGAGGAAGCAGAGAATCAGGAACCAGATGTAGAACAAGCAGCCAAGGAAGTGAAAACACAAGTAGAGGAAACAAAGCCTGAGGCTCCTTCAAAGAACAAAGAATCAGAGATCCACGTGCCAGCCCAGGTGGTCCTGCAGATTGCACAGGTGGTTGAGGAAGCATCAGTGGAAGAAGAGGCAATTGAAGAGTTTGACAGCAATGGTCCAGTGGATAAAAACACCAGCGTGAAGGCAGAGGCAAGTGCAAACAAACTCGCAACACTGACAGAAGAAGCATCAGAGGTCCCCAGTCAAgtcacagaggcagcagcagcagcagcagcagcgagccAGCCAGATACAGAGAAGACATCATCAGAAAAGTGTGCAGAGGTAATGGCACAGGTGATCGAAGTGATAGAGGAGGCTGTGAAGGAGATCGAGCCTGTGTCCACAGAGATCATAGCAGCATCGTGA